Proteins found in one Stigmatopora nigra isolate UIUO_SnigA chromosome 15, RoL_Snig_1.1, whole genome shotgun sequence genomic segment:
- the grid2ipa gene encoding delphilin isoform X2: protein MRRFLSRKGRFSLRQSKLGTRSASNHFFVGLPATNDNWPEAFGFRLGGGGPSYILSVAEGGSAFLAGLQPGDQVVDVEGQDVSDLSSPALVALARGLKTVPPSIGVVSRIQQMDIAPGPDGRFGFTLSGDGPLTVEECAADGSAARAGLRARDYVMEVDGVPVERHQMAAAMIGAARGRPLRLGVLSLPRRPKRLSSSMRVLSQSADAVGDARPRRAVDFDQKVEEVLASDPEAKERLLDALRRYAAHGDAQTLARALPDILVEPEQRRLVQSVRIFIPKKHRERFDEALSQSLAGDPRGRSFGRGQQRPGHSPGSARATSVPPALAEEGGASRGTRKTASLTAGRPGATNRRTVRVRRGNMSFGFTLRGHAPVWIDSVIPGSAADEAGLRAGDRIAFLNGLDMRTSSHEKVVSMLQGSGAAPTLVVEDGPPSWDGWEVEEGSGVPVGARSPALGSPALGSLRWVAEILPPSIRVQGLTFGQQLEHLLTVRERYAVCKALESFFQRRNVDALIVDVFPLLDTPAKQAIWQFVYQLLTYEEQERCRHKIARFLGLGAPVAAAAGGGPEDPHRRSSSVRVTGSAYGSGVRGRSSDDLMLGTRTGTLRRLLFAGSLGSPRPIAAAPPHSGFHADWFSEAGTRLTPGERQSGDGTSLPETPNNLTNLSAVYAELENVYAARRSKSLKTRPPPAPETFLDTDTEAASRAATPTAPEAAYTGGGAGGSPVPTPTWPEAPLSPPASRRDSVESNPYVSLDSPPPPQVSDLPSSPPGARRAARRRYTFSEPPRSGDTNRFLDALSEQLGRRVAIVDDDFLTPENDYEEDACETAFPDEEEEEEDEEEENESGEDEEESGGLAAPEPSSPSEGQSSSGEEEEENASSLTYSSSSDHIPPPPVSPPPPPPVQFDDPPAPPPVPSQARERPGPGPQRPAGPYVPVRRKSGPPPPPPPRADPPPKRHSFHKAVPEREEERVRAAVREPRAYRERGSYGGGRGAYQELRRLVPERRSHREQMLEDGRPYEEQTSEEERRSRREQKLFRELRALEEQMLREQQVLRDGRERAFRHRRAFEAQLMIYQGHGSMPAQLPEGTPHSPPHSPPHSPPHSPPHSPPGQPHRSLPAELPDGSGRSPCGGTRPSRSAPPAHHPPPVPGEPGRQSPGAGPRPLRPFGEAWRDPGAHYSSSEIFPRTRRGETRCSSTELLHRSQPMLRRRPHHSSAELLREARPPTGGPQPRSVEPPGRSCAELPRQSRQPPPREASSPQGRRGPKIQRQARASWQGGRPAEASPQRPRSIQRVLSPLGAPGVLHIQHVVGPAPPPPPPPPPQEQRRQIPAIIQPAQQGRRCQPPLSTFRPLRPPSDLWPPPQRGPAQAAPPSGRPHSQPSQHLMRSQHRAAASESQPQSLPHSLSDPAGEAATAVAAAAPPPPPPPVVRPTLSRMESHHMSVKRLRWEQVEDSEGTIWGELGVASERDKLHDVVKYLDLETHFGTHKASPPLAEASEKKDAIEILSREKARGVSFLLARTMMSHGELRQALMCAGGARKLQPSHAKQLLLCAPDAEELRRYRLYAEEPGQLGQTDLFVLEMLSVPEYQTRLESLVFWDSLQEKTEELRGAYRRISQASSELRASQKLAKILEVRPPLASLRSVEISPSRPSPVCVGHGELLERQPARRRQDHRLQDQLFDGVEHDQDAGRQIHLPAHSGALPAPSLSRRAGFRQRPEHGSAGGQSQPDERGFGSQATPGKHPEDKGGLSENARHRRGPLRHGHEHFSGKQPPVGAVAGVPAAERLGGVRRDGLLLWRGRPRRPHRGLLWHLSAIHRHFPERSGRAAGGGRSRRPRVGLPAGPVASACWWGVDQSGDGGWSTLPMLKVANPEARINIRAHI from the exons ATGCGGCGCTTCCTCAGCAGAAAAGGTCGATTCTCCCTGCGCCAGAGCAAGTTGGGAACCCGCAGCGCTTCCAACCACTTCT TCGTGGGTCTCCCCGCCACCAACGACAACTGGCCCGAAGCTTTCGGCTTCCGGCTGGGCGGCGGCGGTCCCAGCTACATCCTGTCCGTGGCCGAGGGCGGCAGCGCCTTCCTGGCGGGCCTGCAACCGGGCGACCAGGTGGTGGACGTGGAGGGCCAGGACGTCAGCGACCTCAGCTCCCCGGCGTTGGTGGCCCTGGCCCGGGGCCTCAAGACGGTGCCGCCCAGCATCGGCGTGGTGTCCCGCATTCAACAG ATGGACATCGCTCCCGGTCCGGACGGCCGCTTCGGCTTCACCCTGTCCGGCGACGGCCCCCTGACGGTGGAGGAGTGCGCGGCCGACGGCTCGGCCGCCCGCGCCGGCCTCAGGGCCCGGGACTACGTGATGGAGGTGGACGGCGTGCCGGTGGAGCGTCACCAGATGGCGGCGGCCATGATCGGAGCGGCGCGCGGCCGCCCGCTGCGGCTGGGCGTGCTCAGCCTGCCGCGCCGCCCCAAGAGGCTGAGCAGCAGCATGAGGGTCCTCTCGCAGAGCGCCGACGCCGTCGGGGACGCTCGGCCGCGCCGGGCCGTCGACTTTGACCAGAAG GTGGAGGAAGTCCTGGCCTCGGACCCCGAGGCCAAGGAGCGCCTCTTGGACGCCTTGAGGCGCTACGCCGCCCACGGGGACGCCCAAACTCTGGCCCGGGCCCTGCCGGACATCCTGGTGGAGCCGGAGCAGCGGCGGCTGGTCCAAAGCGTCAG GATCTTCATTCCCAAGAAGCACCGGGAGCGTTTCGACGAGGCGCTTTCCCAGAGCCTGGCCGGCGATCCCAGGGGGCGGAGCTTCGGCCGAGGCCAACAACGCCCCGGACACTCGCCGGGGTCGGCGCGCGCCACCTCCGTGCCTCCAGCCCTGGCCGAGGAAGGCGGGGCTTCCCGCGGGACGAGGAAGACGGCGTCCTTGACGGCCGGACGCCCCGGCGCCACCAACCGCAG GACGGTGCGGGTGCGCAGGGGCAACATGAGCTTCGGTTTCACCCTGCGAGGACACGCCCCCGTGTGGATCGATTCCGTCATTCCCG GCAGCGCGGCGGACGAGGCGGGCCTGAGAGCGGGGGACCGCATCGCGTTCCTCAACGGCCTGGACATGAG GACCTCCTCCCACGAGAAGGTGGTGTCCATGCTGCAGGGAAGCGGCGCCGCGCCCACCCTGGTGGTGGAGGACGGCCCGCCCTCTTGGGACGGCTGGGAGGTGGAGGAGGGGAGCGGCGTCCCCGTCGGCGCCCGCTCCCCCGCCCTGGGCTCTCCCGCTCTGGGCTCCCTGCGCTGGGTGGCCGAGATCCTGCCCCCGAGCATCCGAGTCCAGGGCCTTACCTTCGGGCAGCAGCTGGAGCACCTGCTGACCGTCCGCGAGAGATACGCCGTCTGCAAAGCTCTGGAGAGCTTTTTCCAGCGCAG GAACGTGGACGCGCTGATCGTGGACGTCTTCCCGCTGCTGGATACGCCGGCCAAACAGGCCATCTGGCAGTTTGTGTACCAGCTGCTGACCTACGAGGAGCAGGAACGCTGCCGCCACAAAATCGCCCGCTTTCTGGGACTCGGCGCACCAG TGGCGGCCGCCGCCGGCGGCGGCCCAGAGGATCCCCATCGCCGCAGCAGCTCCGTGCGGGTGACGGGGAGCGCCTACGGGAGCGGCGTGAGGGGGCGCAGCTCGGACGACCTGATGCTCGGCACGCGCACGGGTACGCTCCGCCGCCTGCTTTTTGCTGGCTCGCTGGGCTCGCCCAGGCCGATCGCCGCTGCCCCCCCCCACTCAGGTTTCCACGCAGACTGGTTTTCGGAGGCGGGGACCAGGTTGACTCCGGGGGAAAGACAGTCGGGCGACGGTACCTCGCTCCCCGAGACCCCCAACAACCTGACAAAC CTGTCGGCCGTGTACGCCGAACTGGAGAACGTCTACGCGGCCAGGAGGTCCAAGTCCCTGAAGACGCGCCCTCCTCCCGCCCCCGAGACTTTCCTGGACACGGACACGGAGGCGGCCTCGCGCGCCGCCACCCCTACGGCGCCCGAGGCGGCGTACACAG GAGGCGGAGCCGGCGGGAGCCCCGTGCCCACTCCCACTTGGCCAGAGGCTCCCCTGAGCCCCCCCGCCAGCCGTCGGGACAGCGTGGAATCCAACCCCTACGTGAGCCTGGAcagtccgccgccgccgcaagTGTCCGATTTGCCCTCCAGTCCTCCGGGGGCGCGGCGCGCGGCCAGACGTCGCTACACTTTCTCCGAGCCGCCGCGCTCTGGAGACACGAATCGCTTCCTGGACGCGCTGAGCGAGCAGCTGGGCCGGCGAGTCGCCATCGTGGACGACGACTTCCTCACGCCCGAAAACGACTACGAAGAG GACGCCTGCGAGACGGCCTTCCcggacgaggaagaagaagaggaggatgaggaagaagagAACGAGTCGggggaggacgaagaagagaGCGGAGGATTGGCGGCTCCCGAGCCCAGCAGCCCGAGCGAGGGCCAGAGTAGCagcggggaggaggaggaggagaacgcCTCCTCCCTCACCTATTCCTCCTCCTCCGACCACATCCCCCCGCCACCCGTGAGTCCACCCCCGCCTCCCCCCGTTCAGTTCGACGACCCGCCGGCTCCTCCCCCCGTCCCGTCGCAAGCGCGGGAACGGCCGGGTCCCGGGCCCCAACGCCCGGCCGGGCCTTACGTGCCCGTGCGCCGAAAGTCTGGACCGCCTCCCCCGCCTCCTCCCCGCGCCGACCCGCCGCCCAAACGACACTCTTTCCATAAAGCGGTTCCGGAGAGGGAGGAGGAGCGGGTTCGGGCCGCCGTCAGAGAGCCGCGCGCCTATCGGGAGCGGGGGTCCTACGGAGGGGGGCGAGGGGCGTACCAAGAGCTACGGCGTCTTGTCCCCGAGCGCCGCTCTCACCGGGAGCAAATGTTGGAGGACGGACGGCCCTACGAGGAGCAGACGTCGGAGGAGGAGAGGCGATCCCGCCGGGAGCAAAAGCTCTTCCGGGAGCTGAGAGCGTTGGAAGAGCAAATGCTCCGAGAGCAGCAAGTCCTCCGAGACGGACGGGAGCGGGCCTTCCGCCACCGACGGGCCTTTGAGGCTCAACTGATGATCTACCAGGGGCACGGTTCCATGCCGGCCCAGCTCCCCGAGGGGACGCCCCACTCGCCGCCCCACTCGCCGCCCCACTCGCCGCCCCACTCGCCGCCCCATTCGCCGCCGGGGCAGCCGCACCGGTCCTTGCCGGCAGAACTCCCCGATGGCTCTGGCCGTTCCCCGTGTGGCGGGACGCGGCCGTCCCGCTCGGCCCCGCCGGCCCATCACCCGCCGCCCGTTCCCGGGGAGCCGGGGCGCCAAAGCCCCGGGGCCGGGCCGCGGCCCCTCCGTCCTTTCGGCGAGGCGTGGCGGGATCCCGGCGCCCACTACTCGTCCTCGGAGATCTTCCCCCGGACGCGGCGGGGCGAGACGCGGTGCTCCTCCACGGAACTCCTCCACCGGTCTCAGCCAATGCTGCGGAGGCGGCCTCACCACTCCTCGGCGGAACTCCTGCGGGAGGCCCGCCCCCCGACGGGGGGGCCCCAGCCCCGATCCGTGGAGCCGCCGGGCCGCTCCTGCGCCGAGCTCCCGCGCCAGTCCCGGCAGCCGCCGCCCCGGGAGGCGTCCTCGCCGCAGGGGCGCAGGGGTCCCAAGATCCAGCGGCAGGCCCGGGCGTCCTGGCAGGGGGGCCGGCCGGCGGAGGCGTCTCCCCAGAGGCCCCGTTCCATTCAGCGTGTCCTGAGCCCGTTGGGGGCCCCCGGCGTTCTCCACATCCAGCACGTGGTGGGCCcggcgcccccgccgccgccgcctccgccgccgcagGAGCAGCGGCGGCAGATTCCCGCCATCATCCAGCCGGCGCAACAAGGCCGGCGATGCCAGCCGCCGCTGTCCACGTTCCGGCCCCTCCGGCCGCCGTCGGATTTGTGGCCCCCGCCGCAGCGAGGGCCGGCCCAAGCGGCCCCCCCGAGCGGGCGTCCGCATTCCCAACCCTCCCAGCACTTGATGCGGTCGCAGCACAGAGCGGCGGCGAGCGAGAGTCAGCCCCAGTCGCTCCCCCACTCTCTGTCCGACCCCGCGGGGGAGGCGgcgacggcggtggcggcggcggcgccaccTCCGCCCCCCCCGCCCGTAGTCAGGCCGACTCTCTCCAGGATGGAGTCTCACCACATGAGTGTGAAGAGGTTGCGCTGGGAGCAGGTGGAAGACTCGGAAGGCACCATCTGGGGGGAG CTGGGCGTGGCTTCGGAGCGCGACAAACTGCACGACGTGGTGAAGTATTTGGATCTGGAAACGCACTTTGGGACACACAAGGCTTCCC CGCCGTTGGCGGAGGCCTCCGAGAAGAAGGACGCCATTGAGATCCTGTCCCGCGAGAAGGCCCGCGGCGTCT CCTTCCTGCTGGCCCGCACAATGATGTCCCACGGAGAGCTGCGTCAGGCGCTGATGTGCGCCGGCGGCGCCCGCAAACTCCAGCCCTCTCACGCCAAGCAGCTCCTGCTGTGCGCTCCCGACGCGGAAGAGCTCCGAAGATATCGCCTCTACGCCGAGGAGCCGGGCCAACTGGGCCAGACGGACCTCTTTGTGCTGGAG ATGTTGTCCGTGCCCGAGTACCAGACGCGTCTGGAAAGCCTGGTGTTCTGGGACTCGCTGCAGGAGAAGACGGAAGAGCTGAGGGGGGCCTACCGCCGCATCAGCCAGGCCTCCTCCGAGCTCAGGGCCAGCCAAAAGCTGGCCAAGATCTTAGAGGTACGTCCCCCGTTGGCGTCGCTCCGTTCGGTTGAAATCAGCCCCAGCCGTCCCTCCCCAGTTTGTGTTGGCCATGGGGAACTACTTGAGCGACAGCCGGCCCGGAGGCGACAGGACCACCGGCTTCAAGATCAACTTTTTGACGGAG TTGAGCACGACCAAGACGCTGGACGGCAAATCCACCTTCCTGCACATTCTGGTGCGCTCCCTGCGCCATCACTTTCCCGACGTGCTGGATTTCGCCAAAGACCTGAGCACGGTTCCGCTGGCGGCCAAAG TCAACCAGATGAGCGTGGCTTCGGAAGTCAAGCAACTCCAGGGAAGCATCCAGAAGATAAGGGCGGCCTGTCAGAAAATGCCCGCCACCGCCGAGGACCGCTTCGCCACGGTCATGAGC ACTTTTCTGGAAAACAGCCACCCGTCGGTGCAGTCGCTGGAGTCCCTGCAGCAGAGCGCCTTGGAGGAGTTCGGCGCGACGGCCTCCTACTTTGGCGAGGACGGCCCCGCCGTCCGCACCGAGGCCTTCTTTGGCATCTTTCGGCAATTCATAGACACTTTCCAG AGCGTTCTGGGCGAGCAGCTGGCGGCGGAAGATCCCGCCGGCCCCGGGTGGGCCTCCCCGCCGGCCCGGTAGCCTCCGCGTGCTGGTGGGGCGTAGACCAGAGTGGAGACGGTGGGTGGAGCACGCTGCCAATGCTGAAGGTGGCCAATCCAGAGGCTAGAATAAATATCAGAGCCCATATTTAG
- the grid2ipa gene encoding delphilin isoform X4 — translation MRRFLSRKGRFSLRQSKLGTRSASNHFFVGLPATNDNWPEAFGFRLGGGGPSYILSVAEGGSAFLAGLQPGDQVVDVEGQDVSDLSSPALVALARGLKTVPPSIGVVSRIQQMDIAPGPDGRFGFTLSGDGPLTVEECAADGSAARAGLRARDYVMEVDGVPVERHQMAAAMIGAARGRPLRLGVLSLPRRPKRLSSSMRVLSQSADAVGDARPRRAVDFDQKVEEVLASDPEAKERLLDALRRYAAHGDAQTLARALPDILVEPEQRRLVQSVRIFIPKKHRERFDEALSQSLAGDPRGRSFGRGQQRPGHSPGSARATSVPPALAEEGGASRGTRKTASLTAGRPGATNRRTVRVRRGNMSFGFTLRGHAPVWIDSVIPGSAADEAGLRAGDRIAFLNGLDMRTSSHEKVVSMLQGSGAAPTLVVEDGPPSWDGWEVEEGSGVPVGARSPALGSPALGSLRWVAEILPPSIRVQGLTFGQQLEHLLTVRERYAVCKALESFFQRRNVDALIVDVFPLLDTPAKQAIWQFVYQLLTYEEQERCRHKIARFLGLGAPVAAAAGGGPEDPHRRSSSVRVTGSAYGSGVRGRSSDDLMLGTRTGTLRRLLFAGSLGSPRPIAAAPPHSGFHADWFSEAGTRLTPGERQSGDGTSLPETPNNLTNLSAVYAELENVYAARRSKSLKTRPPPAPETFLDTDTEAASRAATPTAPEAAYTGGGAGGSPVPTPTWPEAPLSPPASRRDSVESNPYVSLDSPPPPQVSDLPSSPPGARRAARRRYTFSEPPRSGDTNRFLDALSEQLGRRVAIVDDDFLTPENDYEEDACETAFPDEEEEEEDEEEENESGEDEEESGGLAAPEPSSPSEGQSSSGEEEEENASSLTYSSSSDHIPPPPVSPPPPPPVQFDDPPAPPPVPSQARERPGPGPQRPAGPYVPVRRKSGPPPPPPPRADPPPKRHSFHKAVPEREEERVRAAVREPRAYRERGSYGGGRGAYQELRRLVPERRSHREQMLEDGRPYEEQTSEEERRSRREQKLFRELRALEEQMLREQQVLRDGRERAFRHRRAFEAQLMIYQGHGSMPAQLPEGTPHSPPHSPPHSPPHSPPHSPPGQPHRSLPAELPDGSGRSPCGGTRPSRSAPPAHHPPPVPGEPGRQSPGAGPRPLRPFGEAWRDPGAHYSSSEIFPRTRRGETRCSSTELLHRSQPMLRRRPHHSSAELLREARPPTGGPQPRSVEPPGRSCAELPRQSRQPPPREASSPQGRRGPKIQRQARASWQGGRPAEASPQRPRSIQRVLSPLGAPGVLHIQHVVGPAPPPPPPPPPQEQRRQIPAIIQPAQQGRRCQPPLSTFRPLRPPSDLWPPPQRGPAQAAPPSGRPHSQPSQHLMRSQHRAAASESQPQSLPHSLSDPAGEAATAVAAAAPPPPPPPVVRPTLSRMESHHMSVKRLRWEQVEDSEGTIWGELGVASERDKLHDVVKYLDLETHFGTHKASRKSAGGSAGGSAGRRGARRPCLLWPVAPLAEASEKKDAIEILSREKARGVSFLLARTMMSHGELRQALMCAGGARKLQPSHAKQLLLCAPDAEELRRYRLYAEEPGQLGQTDLFVLEMLSVPEYQTRLESLVFWDSLQEKTEELRGAYRRISQASSELRASQKLAKILEFVLAMGNYLSDSRPGGDRTTGFKINFLTELSTTKTLDGKSTFLHILVRSLRHHFPDVLDFAKDLSTVPLAAKVNQMSVASEVKQLQGSIQKIRAACQKMPATAEDRFATVMSTFLENSHPSVQSLESLQQSALEEFGATASYFGEDGPAVRTEAFFGIFRQFIDTFQSVLGEQLAAEDPAGPGWASPPAR, via the exons ATGCGGCGCTTCCTCAGCAGAAAAGGTCGATTCTCCCTGCGCCAGAGCAAGTTGGGAACCCGCAGCGCTTCCAACCACTTCT TCGTGGGTCTCCCCGCCACCAACGACAACTGGCCCGAAGCTTTCGGCTTCCGGCTGGGCGGCGGCGGTCCCAGCTACATCCTGTCCGTGGCCGAGGGCGGCAGCGCCTTCCTGGCGGGCCTGCAACCGGGCGACCAGGTGGTGGACGTGGAGGGCCAGGACGTCAGCGACCTCAGCTCCCCGGCGTTGGTGGCCCTGGCCCGGGGCCTCAAGACGGTGCCGCCCAGCATCGGCGTGGTGTCCCGCATTCAACAG ATGGACATCGCTCCCGGTCCGGACGGCCGCTTCGGCTTCACCCTGTCCGGCGACGGCCCCCTGACGGTGGAGGAGTGCGCGGCCGACGGCTCGGCCGCCCGCGCCGGCCTCAGGGCCCGGGACTACGTGATGGAGGTGGACGGCGTGCCGGTGGAGCGTCACCAGATGGCGGCGGCCATGATCGGAGCGGCGCGCGGCCGCCCGCTGCGGCTGGGCGTGCTCAGCCTGCCGCGCCGCCCCAAGAGGCTGAGCAGCAGCATGAGGGTCCTCTCGCAGAGCGCCGACGCCGTCGGGGACGCTCGGCCGCGCCGGGCCGTCGACTTTGACCAGAAG GTGGAGGAAGTCCTGGCCTCGGACCCCGAGGCCAAGGAGCGCCTCTTGGACGCCTTGAGGCGCTACGCCGCCCACGGGGACGCCCAAACTCTGGCCCGGGCCCTGCCGGACATCCTGGTGGAGCCGGAGCAGCGGCGGCTGGTCCAAAGCGTCAG GATCTTCATTCCCAAGAAGCACCGGGAGCGTTTCGACGAGGCGCTTTCCCAGAGCCTGGCCGGCGATCCCAGGGGGCGGAGCTTCGGCCGAGGCCAACAACGCCCCGGACACTCGCCGGGGTCGGCGCGCGCCACCTCCGTGCCTCCAGCCCTGGCCGAGGAAGGCGGGGCTTCCCGCGGGACGAGGAAGACGGCGTCCTTGACGGCCGGACGCCCCGGCGCCACCAACCGCAG GACGGTGCGGGTGCGCAGGGGCAACATGAGCTTCGGTTTCACCCTGCGAGGACACGCCCCCGTGTGGATCGATTCCGTCATTCCCG GCAGCGCGGCGGACGAGGCGGGCCTGAGAGCGGGGGACCGCATCGCGTTCCTCAACGGCCTGGACATGAG GACCTCCTCCCACGAGAAGGTGGTGTCCATGCTGCAGGGAAGCGGCGCCGCGCCCACCCTGGTGGTGGAGGACGGCCCGCCCTCTTGGGACGGCTGGGAGGTGGAGGAGGGGAGCGGCGTCCCCGTCGGCGCCCGCTCCCCCGCCCTGGGCTCTCCCGCTCTGGGCTCCCTGCGCTGGGTGGCCGAGATCCTGCCCCCGAGCATCCGAGTCCAGGGCCTTACCTTCGGGCAGCAGCTGGAGCACCTGCTGACCGTCCGCGAGAGATACGCCGTCTGCAAAGCTCTGGAGAGCTTTTTCCAGCGCAG GAACGTGGACGCGCTGATCGTGGACGTCTTCCCGCTGCTGGATACGCCGGCCAAACAGGCCATCTGGCAGTTTGTGTACCAGCTGCTGACCTACGAGGAGCAGGAACGCTGCCGCCACAAAATCGCCCGCTTTCTGGGACTCGGCGCACCAG TGGCGGCCGCCGCCGGCGGCGGCCCAGAGGATCCCCATCGCCGCAGCAGCTCCGTGCGGGTGACGGGGAGCGCCTACGGGAGCGGCGTGAGGGGGCGCAGCTCGGACGACCTGATGCTCGGCACGCGCACGGGTACGCTCCGCCGCCTGCTTTTTGCTGGCTCGCTGGGCTCGCCCAGGCCGATCGCCGCTGCCCCCCCCCACTCAGGTTTCCACGCAGACTGGTTTTCGGAGGCGGGGACCAGGTTGACTCCGGGGGAAAGACAGTCGGGCGACGGTACCTCGCTCCCCGAGACCCCCAACAACCTGACAAAC CTGTCGGCCGTGTACGCCGAACTGGAGAACGTCTACGCGGCCAGGAGGTCCAAGTCCCTGAAGACGCGCCCTCCTCCCGCCCCCGAGACTTTCCTGGACACGGACACGGAGGCGGCCTCGCGCGCCGCCACCCCTACGGCGCCCGAGGCGGCGTACACAG GAGGCGGAGCCGGCGGGAGCCCCGTGCCCACTCCCACTTGGCCAGAGGCTCCCCTGAGCCCCCCCGCCAGCCGTCGGGACAGCGTGGAATCCAACCCCTACGTGAGCCTGGAcagtccgccgccgccgcaagTGTCCGATTTGCCCTCCAGTCCTCCGGGGGCGCGGCGCGCGGCCAGACGTCGCTACACTTTCTCCGAGCCGCCGCGCTCTGGAGACACGAATCGCTTCCTGGACGCGCTGAGCGAGCAGCTGGGCCGGCGAGTCGCCATCGTGGACGACGACTTCCTCACGCCCGAAAACGACTACGAAGAG GACGCCTGCGAGACGGCCTTCCcggacgaggaagaagaagaggaggatgaggaagaagagAACGAGTCGggggaggacgaagaagagaGCGGAGGATTGGCGGCTCCCGAGCCCAGCAGCCCGAGCGAGGGCCAGAGTAGCagcggggaggaggaggaggagaacgcCTCCTCCCTCACCTATTCCTCCTCCTCCGACCACATCCCCCCGCCACCCGTGAGTCCACCCCCGCCTCCCCCCGTTCAGTTCGACGACCCGCCGGCTCCTCCCCCCGTCCCGTCGCAAGCGCGGGAACGGCCGGGTCCCGGGCCCCAACGCCCGGCCGGGCCTTACGTGCCCGTGCGCCGAAAGTCTGGACCGCCTCCCCCGCCTCCTCCCCGCGCCGACCCGCCGCCCAAACGACACTCTTTCCATAAAGCGGTTCCGGAGAGGGAGGAGGAGCGGGTTCGGGCCGCCGTCAGAGAGCCGCGCGCCTATCGGGAGCGGGGGTCCTACGGAGGGGGGCGAGGGGCGTACCAAGAGCTACGGCGTCTTGTCCCCGAGCGCCGCTCTCACCGGGAGCAAATGTTGGAGGACGGACGGCCCTACGAGGAGCAGACGTCGGAGGAGGAGAGGCGATCCCGCCGGGAGCAAAAGCTCTTCCGGGAGCTGAGAGCGTTGGAAGAGCAAATGCTCCGAGAGCAGCAAGTCCTCCGAGACGGACGGGAGCGGGCCTTCCGCCACCGACGGGCCTTTGAGGCTCAACTGATGATCTACCAGGGGCACGGTTCCATGCCGGCCCAGCTCCCCGAGGGGACGCCCCACTCGCCGCCCCACTCGCCGCCCCACTCGCCGCCCCACTCGCCGCCCCATTCGCCGCCGGGGCAGCCGCACCGGTCCTTGCCGGCAGAACTCCCCGATGGCTCTGGCCGTTCCCCGTGTGGCGGGACGCGGCCGTCCCGCTCGGCCCCGCCGGCCCATCACCCGCCGCCCGTTCCCGGGGAGCCGGGGCGCCAAAGCCCCGGGGCCGGGCCGCGGCCCCTCCGTCCTTTCGGCGAGGCGTGGCGGGATCCCGGCGCCCACTACTCGTCCTCGGAGATCTTCCCCCGGACGCGGCGGGGCGAGACGCGGTGCTCCTCCACGGAACTCCTCCACCGGTCTCAGCCAATGCTGCGGAGGCGGCCTCACCACTCCTCGGCGGAACTCCTGCGGGAGGCCCGCCCCCCGACGGGGGGGCCCCAGCCCCGATCCGTGGAGCCGCCGGGCCGCTCCTGCGCCGAGCTCCCGCGCCAGTCCCGGCAGCCGCCGCCCCGGGAGGCGTCCTCGCCGCAGGGGCGCAGGGGTCCCAAGATCCAGCGGCAGGCCCGGGCGTCCTGGCAGGGGGGCCGGCCGGCGGAGGCGTCTCCCCAGAGGCCCCGTTCCATTCAGCGTGTCCTGAGCCCGTTGGGGGCCCCCGGCGTTCTCCACATCCAGCACGTGGTGGGCCcggcgcccccgccgccgccgcctccgccgccgcagGAGCAGCGGCGGCAGATTCCCGCCATCATCCAGCCGGCGCAACAAGGCCGGCGATGCCAGCCGCCGCTGTCCACGTTCCGGCCCCTCCGGCCGCCGTCGGATTTGTGGCCCCCGCCGCAGCGAGGGCCGGCCCAAGCGGCCCCCCCGAGCGGGCGTCCGCATTCCCAACCCTCCCAGCACTTGATGCGGTCGCAGCACAGAGCGGCGGCGAGCGAGAGTCAGCCCCAGTCGCTCCCCCACTCTCTGTCCGACCCCGCGGGGGAGGCGgcgacggcggtggcggcggcggcgccaccTCCGCCCCCCCCGCCCGTAGTCAGGCCGACTCTCTCCAGGATGGAGTCTCACCACATGAGTGTGAAGAGGTTGCGCTGGGAGCAGGTGGAAGACTCGGAAGGCACCATCTGGGGGGAG CTGGGCGTGGCTTCGGAGCGCGACAAACTGCACGACGTGGTGAAGTATTTGGATCTGGAAACGCACTTTGGGACACACAAGGCTTCCCGTAAGTCCGCGGGCGGGTCGGCGGGCGGGTCGGCGGGCAGGCGTGGCGCACGGCGACCCTGTCTCCTCTGGCCCGTAGCGCCGTTGGCGGAGGCCTCCGAGAAGAAGGACGCCATTGAGATCCTGTCCCGCGAGAAGGCCCGCGGCGTCT CCTTCCTGCTGGCCCGCACAATGATGTCCCACGGAGAGCTGCGTCAGGCGCTGATGTGCGCCGGCGGCGCCCGCAAACTCCAGCCCTCTCACGCCAAGCAGCTCCTGCTGTGCGCTCCCGACGCGGAAGAGCTCCGAAGATATCGCCTCTACGCCGAGGAGCCGGGCCAACTGGGCCAGACGGACCTCTTTGTGCTGGAG ATGTTGTCCGTGCCCGAGTACCAGACGCGTCTGGAAAGCCTGGTGTTCTGGGACTCGCTGCAGGAGAAGACGGAAGAGCTGAGGGGGGCCTACCGCCGCATCAGCCAGGCCTCCTCCGAGCTCAGGGCCAGCCAAAAGCTGGCCAAGATCTTAGAG TTTGTGTTGGCCATGGGGAACTACTTGAGCGACAGCCGGCCCGGAGGCGACAGGACCACCGGCTTCAAGATCAACTTTTTGACGGAG TTGAGCACGACCAAGACGCTGGACGGCAAATCCACCTTCCTGCACATTCTGGTGCGCTCCCTGCGCCATCACTTTCCCGACGTGCTGGATTTCGCCAAAGACCTGAGCACGGTTCCGCTGGCGGCCAAAG TCAACCAGATGAGCGTGGCTTCGGAAGTCAAGCAACTCCAGGGAAGCATCCAGAAGATAAGGGCGGCCTGTCAGAAAATGCCCGCCACCGCCGAGGACCGCTTCGCCACGGTCATGAGC ACTTTTCTGGAAAACAGCCACCCGTCGGTGCAGTCGCTGGAGTCCCTGCAGCAGAGCGCCTTGGAGGAGTTCGGCGCGACGGCCTCCTACTTTGGCGAGGACGGCCCCGCCGTCCGCACCGAGGCCTTCTTTGGCATCTTTCGGCAATTCATAGACACTTTCCAG AGCGTTCTGGGCGAGCAGCTGGCGGCGGAAGATCCCGCCGGCCCCGGGTGGGCCTCCCCGCCGGCCCGGTAG